A single Paenibacillus kribbensis DNA region contains:
- the prmC gene encoding peptide chain release factor N(5)-glutamine methyltransferase, producing the protein MGHERDRAYRMSPDRSISIREALVEASSFLGGCGVLEPQHNARLLLEHVLGLEGTAFYAALADPFPVSGKEMWEEAIARKAAGEPAQYIIGRQEFYGRPFAVSPSVLIPRPETELLVEAILQHGDRLWPNGAPQALDIGTGSGAIAVTLAAERPRWRVAAGDISAAALKMAASNAAANGAAVEFREGDLLTPFAGAAVDILVSNPPYIPAADIAGLQPEVRDHEPRMALDGGPDGLGPYRAMLEQLGLLQAPPRLIGFELGMGQARDVAALLEQAGHWKTILIVPDLAGIERHVLGVSE; encoded by the coding sequence TTGGGACACGAACGTGATCGTGCATATCGAATGTCGCCGGATCGGAGTATAAGTATCAGAGAAGCCTTAGTTGAGGCTTCTTCTTTTTTAGGAGGCTGTGGCGTATTGGAGCCACAGCATAACGCCCGCCTGTTGCTGGAGCATGTGCTTGGGCTGGAGGGCACGGCCTTCTATGCTGCGCTGGCTGATCCATTCCCTGTCTCTGGCAAAGAGATGTGGGAAGAGGCCATAGCCCGCAAAGCAGCGGGCGAGCCGGCGCAGTATATTATCGGACGGCAGGAGTTTTATGGCCGCCCGTTCGCAGTTTCGCCGTCGGTGCTGATCCCGCGCCCCGAGACGGAATTGCTCGTCGAGGCCATACTCCAGCACGGCGATCGTTTGTGGCCGAACGGCGCTCCGCAGGCGCTCGATATCGGCACGGGCAGCGGCGCGATCGCCGTGACACTGGCGGCTGAGCGCCCGCGCTGGCGCGTAGCAGCGGGGGATATTTCCGCTGCTGCGCTGAAAATGGCGGCCAGCAATGCCGCTGCGAACGGCGCAGCCGTGGAATTCCGCGAGGGCGATCTGCTAACGCCGTTCGCGGGTGCGGCGGTGGACATCCTCGTGTCCAATCCGCCGTATATCCCGGCTGCCGACATCGCTGGCTTGCAGCCGGAGGTACGCGACCATGAGCCGCGCATGGCGCTGGATGGCGGCCCTGACGGGCTTGGCCCGTATCGGGCGATGCTGGAGCAGCTAGGGCTCCTTCAAGCTCCGCCCCGGCTGATCGGCTTTGAACTGGGCATGGGACAGGCCAGAGATGTGGCCGCGTTGCTGGAGCAGGCGGGTCATTGGAAGACAATTTTGATTGTTCCGGACCTTGCAGGGATTGAACGACATGTCCTAGGTGTCTCGGAGTAG
- a CDS encoding FtsW/RodA/SpoVE family cell cycle protein encodes MLQKLKKIDGPVIFILVLLMAISIITVYSAGRGPTNLADHGNDYQKMIGYYILGFVAILGIAVVDFRIFIKKALYVYGGGIFLLVLGFFGGTVNNSQGFLKIGGLNLQPAEVFKLVLIIFLAYMLIKKRKSRLYFVQDVLPVALVSFVPFAMVMAQNDLGNALGYIVIVIGMLWIGNVKASHALIGFTIFAVAVGGGLKAYISFHDEIDSFMKGIGRSHWVERLDPWLVPEKATAKASYHTKNAKLAIASGGMMGKGFLQGTSVQSGRVPYTYADSIFVVVAEEFGFVGSSVLLLLYFILIHRMILISLECRDRAGPYLIVGIVSMLLYQIFENIGAFLGIMPLTGITLPFISYGGTSLLINMASIGLVMSIKVHGQELEDDLPQPSRASLTKAKKT; translated from the coding sequence ATGCTTCAGAAATTGAAAAAAATTGATGGTCCGGTTATCTTTATTCTGGTGTTGCTCATGGCGATTAGTATCATAACGGTATACAGCGCAGGTCGAGGTCCTACAAACCTGGCGGATCACGGCAACGATTACCAGAAGATGATCGGATATTATATATTAGGCTTTGTGGCGATTTTGGGTATAGCGGTGGTCGATTTTCGAATATTTATAAAAAAAGCACTGTATGTATATGGAGGCGGAATATTCCTGCTCGTGCTCGGTTTTTTTGGCGGGACGGTTAACAACTCTCAGGGCTTCTTGAAAATTGGTGGCTTGAACCTTCAGCCTGCTGAGGTATTCAAGCTGGTTCTTATCATCTTTCTGGCGTACATGCTGATCAAAAAGCGCAAGAGCAGGCTGTATTTTGTTCAGGACGTACTTCCAGTCGCTCTGGTGAGCTTTGTTCCTTTTGCTATGGTGATGGCGCAAAATGACTTGGGTAACGCGCTCGGATACATCGTTATTGTCATCGGTATGCTATGGATTGGGAATGTGAAGGCATCCCATGCGCTGATCGGGTTTACCATATTTGCAGTTGCTGTTGGCGGCGGACTCAAAGCCTATATCTCGTTTCACGATGAGATTGATTCGTTTATGAAGGGGATTGGGCGCAGTCACTGGGTAGAGCGTCTGGACCCTTGGCTGGTACCGGAAAAAGCGACCGCGAAGGCATCCTACCATACCAAAAACGCCAAGCTGGCGATTGCCTCTGGCGGGATGATGGGCAAGGGCTTTCTGCAGGGAACCTCGGTACAATCCGGGCGTGTTCCTTATACGTATGCGGATTCTATTTTTGTAGTGGTAGCGGAGGAATTTGGCTTTGTAGGCTCCTCGGTGCTACTCTTGTTATATTTTATTTTAATTCACCGAATGATCCTGATATCACTGGAATGCCGTGATCGAGCCGGACCGTATCTTATCGTGGGTATTGTGTCCATGCTGCTATACCAGATTTTTGAGAATATCGGCGCGTTTCTGGGCATCATGCCGCTCACGGGGATTACGCTCCCGTTCATCAGCTACGGGGGGACGTCGCTGCTCATTAACATGGCTAGTATCGGCTTGGTTATGAGTATTAAGGTCCACGGTCAGGAGCTGGAGGATGATCTGCCACAGCCTTCCAGAGCGAGCTTGACGAAGGCAAAAAAAACCTAG
- the spoIIR gene encoding stage II sporulation protein R — protein MKSWVKQAAMILFCISILMMSWEGQKTDAAMTAGTRGPITSGVTTTGARVIPHESIRLRILANSDRPEDQLVKRDIRDAIVQEMNAWVGKLENPQSLDQARALIAAHLPEINRLVGAELARRGIAYQYRVELASVPFPTKMYGGLVYPAGNYEALRVTLGQGKGQNWWCVLFPPLCFIDAGSGEATAQTAAAKANRGDSQTTANGNEPEVRFFLWDALMGLWGWVSGLFV, from the coding sequence ATGAAAAGCTGGGTAAAGCAAGCTGCCATGATCCTATTTTGTATTTCGATCTTAATGATGTCCTGGGAAGGTCAAAAAACGGATGCTGCCATGACCGCAGGAACCAGAGGCCCTATAACGTCAGGAGTGACAACAACAGGGGCGAGAGTGATTCCACATGAATCCATCCGGCTGCGCATTTTAGCCAATTCAGATCGCCCGGAGGATCAACTGGTCAAGCGCGACATACGGGACGCCATCGTGCAGGAAATGAATGCCTGGGTGGGTAAGCTGGAAAACCCGCAAAGCTTGGATCAGGCGAGAGCGTTGATTGCTGCCCACTTGCCTGAAATTAATCGTTTGGTAGGTGCCGAGCTGGCTCGGCGTGGCATTGCATATCAGTATCGGGTGGAACTGGCAAGTGTTCCTTTTCCGACGAAAATGTATGGTGGTCTTGTCTATCCTGCTGGGAATTATGAGGCCCTCCGGGTCACACTGGGGCAAGGCAAAGGGCAAAATTGGTGGTGCGTGCTGTTTCCACCGTTGTGTTTTATTGATGCAGGCAGTGGGGAGGCAACGGCACAAACGGCAGCGGCAAAAGCAAATCGCGGAGACAGTCAGACAACTGCGAATGGAAATGAACCGGAAGTACGTTTCTTTCTGTGGGATGCTCTGATGGGGTTGTGGGGCTGGGTGAGCGGCTTGTTCGTCTAA
- a CDS encoding L-threonylcarbamoyladenylate synthase, which produces MEEADTTVAVREIGEDVSGEMGVGQARIAAEKGIREAAELLQAGETVAFPTETVYGLGADARSTTAVEAVFAAKGRPSDNPLIVHISDPVQLSGMVTNINDTARALMDAFWPGPLTLVLPVVPQALSLRVTAGLDTVGVRMPDHPIALRLIAEAGCPLAAPSANRSGRPSPTLAQHVQEDLGGRIGGILDGGPTGVGLESTVVQAGDDGTVTILRPGGVTAEQLAAVARAVVLDPALAAASPGEDADSPAPRSPGMKYTHYAPRGRLSVVQGPSPDAVAGWIRAALAEARTRGERTAVLAFDEHAASYAGERVYALGKRDALHEAAQRLYGVLRRCDEDGVTYILSESCPTDGLGDAVMNRLLKAAGHRVVRL; this is translated from the coding sequence ATGGAAGAAGCTGATACTACGGTTGCGGTTCGTGAGATTGGAGAGGATGTCTCCGGTGAAATGGGGGTTGGACAGGCTCGGATTGCGGCGGAAAAGGGCATCCGTGAGGCCGCCGAGCTGCTCCAGGCGGGAGAGACGGTAGCCTTCCCTACAGAAACCGTATACGGCCTGGGTGCTGATGCACGCAGTACAACAGCAGTGGAAGCGGTATTTGCCGCCAAGGGGCGTCCTTCCGACAATCCGCTCATTGTACATATTTCCGATCCTGTCCAATTGAGCGGTATGGTAACCAACATAAACGATACGGCCCGAGCGCTGATGGATGCGTTCTGGCCGGGACCGCTGACGCTAGTGCTGCCGGTGGTGCCGCAGGCGCTGTCGCTTCGTGTGACGGCAGGACTGGACACAGTCGGCGTACGTATGCCGGATCATCCGATAGCGCTGCGTCTGATCGCGGAGGCCGGTTGTCCGCTGGCTGCACCAAGCGCGAACCGCTCGGGAAGGCCCAGTCCAACCCTTGCACAGCATGTGCAGGAGGACCTGGGGGGCCGCATCGGCGGCATTCTGGACGGAGGCCCCACGGGTGTGGGGCTGGAGTCCACGGTGGTACAGGCCGGTGACGACGGAACCGTCACCATCCTGCGCCCCGGCGGCGTGACGGCCGAGCAGCTCGCTGCGGTCGCTCGCGCTGTCGTGCTCGACCCGGCGCTGGCCGCTGCTTCGCCCGGCGAGGACGCCGACAGCCCGGCACCGCGTTCGCCGGGCATGAAGTACACGCACTACGCGCCGCGCGGCCGCTTGAGTGTGGTGCAAGGCCCGTCGCCCGATGCGGTGGCGGGCTGGATTCGCGCTGCGCTGGCGGAGGCTCGCACACGCGGAGAGCGCACGGCGGTGCTCGCGTTTGACGAGCATGCCGCCAGCTATGCCGGAGAGCGCGTCTACGCGCTGGGCAAGCGGGATGCGCTCCATGAGGCGGCGCAGCGCCTGTACGGCGTGCTGCGCCGCTGCGATGAGGACGGCGTCACTTATATTTTATCGGAATCCTGTCCGACCGACGGATTGGGAGACGCCGTTATGAACCGTCTGTTGAAAGCGGCGGGTCACCGAGTTGTTCGTCTTTAG
- a CDS encoding manganese efflux pump MntP family protein, with translation MLSASAHVGQVVTILIMAVALGMDALSLGVGIGMKGIRLRDMLRISTVIGFFHILMPLLGMFTGHYMSSLLGYVTTYFAGGLLILLGGHMVYSSFKGDGVQVLDHRSPLGLLLFALGVSVDSFSVGVSLGMFQSDLVLSVLAFGFCGGAMAMLGLLLGRKVSRNLGDYGEAVGGAILLAFGFMFMF, from the coding sequence ATGCTGTCAGCCTCTGCCCATGTCGGGCAGGTTGTAACGATTCTGATCATGGCAGTAGCGCTGGGGATGGATGCGTTATCGCTGGGCGTAGGGATCGGCATGAAGGGGATACGCCTGCGGGATATGCTGCGCATCAGTACGGTTATTGGCTTTTTTCACATTCTGATGCCATTGCTGGGGATGTTCACAGGCCATTATATGAGTTCCTTACTGGGCTATGTGACGACCTATTTTGCAGGTGGGCTACTCATCCTTTTAGGCGGGCATATGGTATATAGTTCCTTCAAGGGGGACGGCGTGCAAGTATTGGATCATCGTTCACCTTTGGGTCTTTTGTTGTTTGCACTTGGGGTAAGTGTCGACTCGTTTTCTGTAGGGGTGTCGCTGGGGATGTTCCAGAGTGATCTGGTGCTGAGTGTTCTGGCGTTTGGCTTTTGCGGAGGAGCGATGGCGATGCTGGGATTGCTGCTGGGTCGCAAGGTCAGCCGTAATCTAGGGGATTACGGAGAAGCCGTGGGCGGTGCTATTTTGCTGGCGTTTGGCTTTATGTTTATGTTTTGA
- a CDS encoding low molecular weight protein arginine phosphatase — protein sequence MKHILFVCTGNTCRSPMAEGMLRKLAAEHGLELEVRSAGVAAMEGTPISRHAEAVLRDQDISDRMTSTSLSGGLAEWAHLILTLTQGHKQHVIQRFPHAADKVFTLKEYVEDRDTVLDDVQELDGLYASQQLMASLGQELSAQERERMIELHQRIPGFDISDPFGGSREDYDVTAAEIRTALHKLLDKLKASSE from the coding sequence TTGAAGCATATCTTATTCGTATGCACAGGGAACACCTGTCGCAGTCCAATGGCTGAAGGAATGCTGCGCAAGCTGGCTGCTGAACACGGATTGGAGCTGGAGGTGCGCTCTGCGGGAGTGGCTGCGATGGAAGGCACACCGATATCTCGGCACGCAGAGGCGGTTCTACGGGACCAAGATATCTCGGATCGGATGACCTCGACCTCTTTGAGCGGCGGACTTGCCGAGTGGGCCCATCTGATTTTAACCTTGACGCAAGGTCATAAGCAGCATGTCATTCAGCGGTTTCCCCATGCGGCGGACAAAGTTTTTACGCTCAAGGAATATGTGGAAGATCGGGATACAGTGCTGGATGATGTACAGGAATTAGATGGCTTATACGCTTCACAACAGTTGATGGCTTCACTCGGACAAGAGCTGTCGGCGCAGGAGCGTGAGCGAATGATTGAGCTGCACCAACGTATCCCGGGCTTTGATATTTCCGATCCATTCGGGGGTTCGCGGGAGGATTACGATGTCACAGCGGCGGAAATCCGCACGGCACTGCATAAGCTGCTCGACAAGTTAAAGGCTTCCTCCGAATAA
- a CDS encoding TIGR01440 family protein, whose protein sequence is MAGQLDREISLEAQTASVVRELAEAADLKVGRLLVVGVSTSEVAGSRIGTAGALDVAQQLLAGVESVRRAYGFDVAFQCCEHLNRALVVERAVLERLGFMEVAAVPVRTAGGSMAAIAYRSLDDACLAMNVQAHAGIDIGETLIGMHLRPIAVPFRPSLRWIGEARVTAAYTRPPLIGGQRAVYTLEQEDGGNCD, encoded by the coding sequence ATGGCAGGACAATTGGATCGTGAGATTTCACTTGAGGCACAGACCGCTTCTGTCGTGCGGGAACTCGCTGAAGCGGCTGATCTGAAAGTTGGTCGCTTGCTGGTTGTTGGCGTAAGCACGAGTGAAGTGGCTGGAAGCCGGATTGGCACGGCTGGGGCGCTCGATGTGGCTCAGCAGTTGCTGGCTGGAGTAGAGTCCGTACGCCGAGCATATGGCTTTGACGTGGCGTTTCAATGCTGCGAGCATTTGAACCGTGCACTGGTCGTAGAGCGGGCTGTGCTGGAGCGGCTGGGATTCATGGAAGTTGCCGCCGTTCCTGTCCGTACGGCAGGCGGCTCTATGGCTGCCATTGCCTATCGGTCACTGGACGATGCGTGTTTGGCGATGAACGTGCAGGCACATGCCGGGATAGACATTGGCGAGACGCTGATCGGCATGCATCTGCGCCCCATAGCCGTTCCGTTTCGCCCAAGCCTTCGCTGGATTGGCGAAGCACGTGTGACTGCGGCATACACGCGCCCTCCACTGATTGGCGGACAACGGGCAGTGTACACCCTTGAACAAGAAGACGGCGGAAACTGTGACTAG
- the glyA gene encoding serine hydroxymethyltransferase: MMEHLRNSDPAVLEAMGLELKRQRHNIELIASENIVSEAVMEAMGSVLTNKYAEGYPGKRYYGGCEHVDIVEDIARDRAKELFGAEHANVQAHSGAQANMAVYLAALKPGDTVLGMNLAHGGHLTHGSPVNASGLLYNFVAYGVREDDFRIDYDEVRKAAFKHRPRLIVAGASAYPRTIDFEAFASIANDVGALFMVDMAHIAGLVAAGIHPNPVPHAQFVTTTTHKTLRGPRGGLILTRKAWAQAIDKAIFPGTQGGPLMHVIASKAVALGEALQPSFKTYAQNVVRNAQVLAETLLAEGINIVSGGTDNHLMLLDTRNLNITGKEAEHVLDSVGITVNKNAIPFDPTSPFVTSGIRIGTPAATSRGMDEEAMVKIGKIIAETLKNPKDDTVLSKASQAVGELTEKFPIYPGTQY, encoded by the coding sequence ATGATGGAACATCTGCGTAATAGTGACCCGGCAGTGCTGGAAGCAATGGGACTTGAACTGAAACGGCAACGCCACAATATCGAGCTGATCGCATCCGAGAACATCGTCAGTGAAGCGGTTATGGAAGCGATGGGCTCCGTACTGACGAATAAATATGCTGAAGGTTATCCAGGCAAACGTTACTACGGTGGCTGTGAGCACGTAGATATCGTCGAGGACATTGCACGTGATCGCGCCAAAGAATTGTTCGGTGCCGAGCATGCCAACGTGCAGGCTCACTCTGGAGCACAAGCGAACATGGCGGTATATTTGGCAGCGCTCAAACCCGGTGATACCGTACTCGGTATGAATTTGGCACATGGCGGCCATCTGACACACGGAAGTCCCGTTAACGCTTCCGGCTTGTTGTATAACTTTGTTGCTTACGGCGTACGTGAAGACGACTTCCGCATTGACTATGACGAAGTGCGCAAGGCGGCCTTCAAGCATCGCCCTCGTTTGATTGTAGCCGGAGCGAGCGCATATCCGCGTACCATTGATTTTGAAGCCTTTGCTTCCATTGCCAACGATGTAGGTGCGCTGTTCATGGTAGATATGGCACATATTGCCGGTCTGGTGGCAGCGGGTATTCACCCTAACCCGGTTCCACATGCTCAATTTGTAACCACAACGACGCATAAAACGCTGCGTGGTCCGCGTGGCGGATTGATTCTGACTCGCAAAGCGTGGGCACAGGCGATTGACAAGGCGATTTTCCCAGGTACTCAGGGTGGTCCATTAATGCATGTGATCGCGTCCAAAGCGGTTGCCTTGGGTGAAGCGCTCCAGCCTTCTTTCAAAACCTATGCACAAAACGTGGTTCGCAATGCACAGGTGCTGGCTGAGACACTGCTGGCAGAGGGAATTAACATCGTATCGGGTGGTACAGATAATCACCTGATGCTGCTGGATACGCGTAATCTGAACATTACAGGCAAAGAGGCAGAGCATGTACTGGATTCCGTGGGCATTACGGTGAACAAAAACGCGATTCCTTTCGACCCGACCAGTCCGTTCGTTACCAGCGGAATTCGTATTGGTACTCCTGCTGCGACATCCCGTGGTATGGATGAAGAGGCTATGGTCAAAATCGGTAAAATCATTGCCGAAACGCTCAAAAATCCGAAGGATGATACGGTATTGTCCAAAGCAAGCCAAGCGGTTGGCGAGCTGACTGAAAAATTCCCGATCTATCCGGGTACTCAATACTAA
- the upp gene encoding uracil phosphoribosyltransferase, translated as MAKLVVCDHPLIQHKLTFIRDVRTNTKDFRELVDEVATLMAYEITRDIPLESITVQTPVAETEGKVISGRMLGLIPILRAGLGMLDGVVKLLPAAKVGHVGLFRDPETLQPVEYYTKLPTDVTERELIVIDPMLATGGSAIAAIDVLKKRGCTQIKMMNLIAAPEGVKAVQDAHPDVDIYVAALDERLDEHGYIVPGLGDAGDRLYGTK; from the coding sequence ATGGCAAAACTGGTGGTTTGTGATCACCCTTTGATCCAACACAAACTTACATTTATCCGCGATGTGCGGACCAACACCAAGGATTTCCGCGAGCTCGTGGATGAAGTAGCAACTTTGATGGCTTATGAAATTACGAGGGACATCCCGTTGGAAAGCATTACGGTGCAAACACCGGTTGCTGAGACAGAAGGTAAAGTGATTTCCGGACGTATGCTGGGCCTCATTCCGATTTTGCGTGCAGGCTTGGGTATGCTGGATGGCGTCGTAAAATTGCTGCCAGCAGCCAAGGTAGGCCATGTGGGATTGTTCCGCGACCCTGAAACATTGCAGCCTGTGGAATACTACACGAAGTTGCCTACAGACGTGACTGAGCGTGAATTGATCGTTATTGATCCAATGCTTGCAACAGGCGGCTCGGCGATTGCTGCTATTGATGTGCTGAAAAAGAGAGGCTGCACCCAAATTAAAATGATGAATCTGATTGCCGCTCCTGAGGGAGTCAAAGCTGTGCAAGATGCGCATCCTGATGTAGACATTTATGTCGCTGCATTGGACGAGCGTCTGGACGAGCATGGCTATATCGTTCCGGGTCTTGGTGACGCGGGAGACCGCTTGTACGGAACCAAGTAA
- the wecB gene encoding non-hydrolyzing UDP-N-acetylglucosamine 2-epimerase — MSKIKVMTIFGVRPEAIKMAPLILELQRHPEHIESVVCVTAQHRQMLDQVLEVFNIHPDYDLDVMKDRQTLNEISIRVLQGLEPVLREAKPDIVLVHGDTLTTFLASYAAFMQQIEVGHVEAGLRTWNKLSPYPEEMNRQLTGVLSDLHFSPTSLSAGNLRKENKPESRIYVTGNTVTDVFQYTVRQDYEHPVLDWAQGKRLILMTAHRRESQGEPHRQIFNAVKRIADEFEDIAIVYPVHPSPAVKEPAFEILGNHPRIKLIDPLDVVDLHNFYPHTHLILTDSGGLQEEAPSFGVPVLVLRDTTERPEGIEAGTLELVGTSEENVYNRTKALLTDSALYESMSQAANPYGDGQASVRIVNAILHHYGVKSERPEEFHTMFTKGVRSL; from the coding sequence ATGTCTAAAATCAAAGTAATGACCATTTTTGGCGTGCGTCCGGAAGCGATTAAAATGGCTCCTCTCATTTTGGAGCTTCAGCGTCATCCGGAGCATATCGAGTCCGTGGTATGCGTTACAGCTCAGCATCGCCAAATGCTTGACCAGGTTCTGGAGGTCTTTAACATTCACCCTGACTATGATTTGGATGTGATGAAAGACCGTCAGACACTCAACGAAATTTCCATACGTGTACTTCAGGGGCTGGAGCCTGTATTGCGTGAGGCCAAGCCTGATATTGTCCTGGTTCACGGTGATACGCTGACGACTTTCCTCGCTAGCTACGCAGCCTTTATGCAGCAAATCGAAGTAGGGCATGTGGAAGCAGGCTTGCGGACATGGAACAAGCTTTCTCCATATCCGGAGGAAATGAACCGTCAGCTCACAGGTGTGCTGTCTGATCTTCATTTTTCGCCTACTTCTTTATCTGCTGGCAATTTGCGGAAGGAAAATAAACCTGAATCGCGAATATATGTAACAGGAAATACGGTGACTGACGTATTCCAGTATACCGTTCGCCAGGATTACGAGCACCCGGTACTCGATTGGGCTCAAGGCAAACGTTTGATTCTAATGACAGCTCACCGCCGGGAGTCACAAGGGGAGCCACATCGTCAAATTTTTAATGCGGTAAAACGGATTGCGGACGAATTTGAGGATATCGCCATCGTATATCCGGTTCACCCGAGTCCGGCTGTGAAGGAGCCTGCATTTGAGATTTTAGGCAACCATCCGCGTATTAAGCTGATTGATCCGCTGGACGTTGTAGATCTGCACAATTTTTATCCGCACACGCATCTGATTCTTACGGATTCCGGCGGTCTTCAGGAAGAAGCCCCTTCGTTCGGAGTACCTGTACTGGTACTGCGTGATACGACCGAAAGACCGGAAGGAATTGAGGCGGGCACATTGGAATTGGTTGGTACGAGTGAAGAGAATGTCTACAATCGAACCAAGGCACTTTTGACGGATTCTGCGTTGTATGAGTCTATGAGTCAGGCAGCGAATCCTTACGGTGATGGACAGGCTTCGGTAAGAATTGTCAATGCGATTTTGCACCATTATGGCGTAAAATCTGAACGTCCTGAGGAATTTCACACAATGTTCACAAAAGGTGTTCGCTCGTTATAA
- a CDS encoding AtpZ/AtpI family protein, which produces MVKPSKQNNNQKNTGNAFKAIGLVSAIGIDLTVCTLGGFYAGKWLDAKLGGSGIWIGVSVLAGLVVGALSIALVIGKVLRDNHE; this is translated from the coding sequence GTGGTCAAACCTTCCAAGCAAAACAACAACCAAAAAAACACCGGAAATGCCTTCAAGGCAATTGGACTGGTGAGCGCTATCGGCATTGATCTGACGGTATGCACACTGGGTGGTTTCTATGCCGGAAAATGGCTTGATGCCAAACTTGGTGGCTCCGGAATTTGGATTGGCGTAAGCGTTCTCGCAGGCTTGGTTGTAGGCGCATTGAGTATTGCCCTTGTGATCGGAAAGGTATTGAGGGATAACCATGAATGA
- a CDS encoding ATP synthase subunit I, which translates to MNEMTRMQKMLWIVALIIMALCFLVSAFMPQHRDIAHGIILGTGVSCLNVLYMAYKIRQVASAAAGERKKRVVGIGFGVRLATSILAVVLAVEFPAYFDEIAVMASLVTGQFLLLIIGIIFALQEK; encoded by the coding sequence ATGAATGAGATGACCCGTATGCAAAAAATGTTATGGATCGTAGCGCTTATAATTATGGCTCTGTGTTTCCTGGTCTCCGCTTTCATGCCCCAACATCGTGATATTGCTCACGGAATCATTCTGGGAACGGGAGTAAGCTGTCTAAATGTGCTGTATATGGCCTACAAAATTCGACAGGTTGCGAGTGCGGCCGCCGGTGAAAGAAAGAAGAGAGTGGTAGGTATTGGCTTTGGCGTTCGATTAGCGACCTCAATTTTGGCAGTGGTGCTGGCTGTAGAATTTCCGGCCTATTTCGATGAGATCGCTGTAATGGCAAGCCTTGTAACTGGGCAATTCCTTCTTTTAATTATAGGCATCATATTCGCGCTTCAGGAAAAATGA
- the atpB gene encoding F0F1 ATP synthase subunit A, whose amino-acid sequence MLHESPIIQLGGFSIDLSVIIMLVVTCAIVFGLAFAATRNLSVDNPGKLQNFLEWVVEFVQGLISSTMDLKKGKPFLSLGMTLIMFIFVGNMLGLPFGIVTEFDNVQSAQVFGHDIVPVKEALEQAQATHPGEAAHVGVNWWKSPTADAGVSIGLALMIFVLVHFLGIFRNTKAYFKHYVQPFPFFLPINLIEQFSKLLTHGMRLFGNIFAGEVLISVLLKMTALGVGGMVASVLGLVVWQGFSIFVGSIQAFVFTILTFVYISQSIDTHEEEH is encoded by the coding sequence ATGTTGCATGAATCACCGATTATCCAATTGGGCGGGTTTAGCATTGACTTGTCCGTCATTATTATGCTGGTTGTGACCTGCGCTATTGTGTTTGGACTGGCTTTTGCTGCAACGCGCAATTTGTCTGTGGACAATCCAGGAAAGCTACAAAACTTTTTGGAATGGGTTGTCGAATTTGTTCAAGGACTCATTTCCAGTACGATGGATTTGAAAAAAGGGAAGCCATTCCTTTCTTTAGGGATGACGCTGATCATGTTCATTTTCGTCGGAAATATGCTGGGTCTGCCGTTCGGAATCGTGACTGAATTCGATAATGTGCAAAGCGCACAAGTATTCGGGCATGATATCGTTCCGGTCAAGGAAGCATTAGAGCAAGCACAGGCGACTCATCCGGGCGAAGCTGCCCATGTAGGTGTCAACTGGTGGAAATCACCTACCGCAGATGCAGGGGTATCCATTGGACTGGCATTGATGATCTTTGTTCTGGTTCATTTCCTAGGAATCTTCCGTAACACCAAAGCTTACTTTAAGCACTACGTTCAGCCATTTCCTTTCTTTCTGCCAATTAACCTGATTGAGCAGTTCTCAAAACTACTGACACATGGTATGCGTCTATTCGGTAATATTTTTGCCGGCGAAGTTTTGATCAGTGTTCTGCTGAAAATGACAGCACTTGGTGTTGGAGGTATGGTTGCTTCCGTATTGGGACTCGTGGTCTGGCAAGGATTCAGTATTTTTGTCGGCAGTATCCAGGCGTTCGTCTTTACGATTCTGACGTTTGTATATATTTCACAGTCTATTGATACGCATGAAGAAGAGCATTAG
- the atpE gene encoding F0F1 ATP synthase subunit C — translation MGVWAYIAAAIAVGLGALGAGIGNGLIVSKTVEGIARQPEAKATLQTVMFIGVGLVEALPIIGVVLAFIFYAGA, via the coding sequence ATGGGAGTTTGGGCATATATCGCAGCTGCAATCGCAGTAGGTTTGGGCGCTTTGGGCGCTGGTATCGGTAACGGTCTGATCGTAAGTAAAACAGTTGAAGGTATCGCTCGTCAGCCTGAAGCAAAAGCAACATTGCAAACAGTAATGTTTATCGGTGTAGGTCTGGTCGAAGCCCTGCCAATCATCGGGGTCGTTCTGGCATTCATTTTCTACGCAGGTGCTTAA